A single window of Rubripirellula lacrimiformis DNA harbors:
- a CDS encoding sensor histidine kinase, whose product MTNHWIDPKTSHSLAVLVESVTVPLLIEHAGPVCLELDIDTQMKVPADPGRTVDLVRALVGQSLAEMSDGGDLTITACETADGVELEFADTGSDVGRRPQSRPMAVAAIGASVEWQNCPQGGGSVTVKFPRAVAAMPRRRAA is encoded by the coding sequence ATGACAAATCATTGGATCGACCCGAAGACGAGCCATTCTTTAGCCGTTCTGGTGGAATCGGTCACGGTTCCTTTACTGATCGAACACGCGGGACCCGTTTGCCTAGAACTGGACATCGACACGCAAATGAAAGTGCCTGCCGATCCGGGACGCACGGTCGATTTGGTGCGAGCCCTGGTTGGCCAATCACTGGCCGAAATGTCCGACGGTGGCGATCTGACGATCACCGCCTGCGAAACCGCTGATGGGGTCGAACTGGAATTCGCCGATACCGGCAGCGATGTGGGGCGACGCCCCCAAAGCCGTCCGATGGCGGTCGCCGCGATCGGTGCCAGCGTCGAATGGCAGAATTGCCCTCAGGGTGGTGGCAGTGTGACCGTCAAGTTCCCTCGCGCCGTCGCTGCGATGCCTCGTCGCCGGGCAGCCTAG
- a CDS encoding FliG C-terminal domain-containing protein: MAGSTQIDATNRDAALRRVAIVLSSLPASVAAKLMGTIDQNSKQTIRRTMATLADVDPLERHRALQAFKVSVQKQPSGGDELGISGDASGGQQDDAFFSQGPETMQRPAILKNQQVQRPADPSSPLAFLGDVEDDRLVELLSGEHAQAVALVLASIAPSHAARVLPRLSPALRSETLSRLGRLAEVPETAASEIASHFRSRLSQIQSSPSPGSTGKRALDAILAAMPGMPENQRSVDPQRSVSAHNAMSEASRYAGHAGRQSMVDPAGAGRPGASGGYRGAVHAEAVDSALSIQLAQHTMGAQSPAGRVPSDQVGASAVPSHSTPAHAAPSHATTSHTAPSNVTPSNRPPTAVGNSDAATPFRTTDEIHDHLLTLSAKELCGALGRVETRDAMLALCGLPNAKAESVLSVLPRDQAKTVRGQMNSLNSLNLRDIDKAKERVAIASLPSNVPGNVMQAATSHQVAAAAA, encoded by the coding sequence ATGGCAGGCTCAACACAAATCGATGCGACGAACCGCGATGCCGCGCTGCGCCGCGTCGCGATCGTGTTGAGCAGTTTGCCCGCGTCGGTTGCGGCAAAGTTGATGGGAACCATTGACCAAAATTCCAAACAAACCATTCGCCGCACCATGGCGACCCTGGCCGATGTGGATCCATTGGAACGGCATCGCGCGTTGCAGGCTTTCAAGGTATCCGTGCAGAAGCAACCCAGCGGCGGAGATGAACTGGGGATATCGGGTGATGCCAGCGGTGGGCAACAGGACGATGCCTTTTTCAGCCAGGGTCCAGAGACGATGCAGCGGCCCGCCATTTTGAAGAATCAACAGGTCCAGCGGCCAGCCGACCCGTCCTCTCCCTTGGCATTTTTGGGTGACGTCGAAGACGACCGCCTGGTCGAACTGCTATCCGGTGAACACGCGCAAGCCGTGGCGCTGGTCTTGGCCTCCATCGCACCATCGCATGCCGCGCGAGTCCTGCCGCGGCTAAGCCCTGCCCTGCGATCCGAAACGTTAAGCCGGCTAGGACGTTTGGCCGAAGTTCCTGAAACCGCGGCATCGGAAATCGCGAGCCACTTTCGATCGCGGTTGAGCCAGATTCAGTCGTCGCCGTCGCCGGGGTCCACCGGCAAGCGAGCTTTGGATGCGATTTTAGCCGCCATGCCAGGCATGCCAGAGAATCAACGCAGCGTCGATCCACAGCGATCCGTTTCCGCCCACAACGCGATGTCGGAAGCATCACGATACGCTGGACATGCCGGTCGTCAGTCGATGGTCGATCCCGCCGGTGCGGGTCGCCCGGGTGCATCCGGTGGCTATCGCGGTGCGGTCCATGCCGAAGCCGTCGATTCGGCTCTGAGCATTCAACTGGCTCAGCACACGATGGGTGCCCAGTCGCCCGCCGGACGCGTGCCCAGCGATCAGGTGGGGGCGAGTGCAGTCCCATCCCACAGCACTCCTGCCCATGCGGCCCCGTCTCACGCAACCACTTCGCACACAGCCCCATCGAATGTGACCCCATCGAATCGCCCGCCAACCGCGGTGGGAAATTCAGACGCGGCGACCCCGTTTCGGACGACCGACGAAATCCATGATCACTTGTTGACGTTGTCGGCCAAGGAACTGTGCGGAGCGCTTGGGCGAGTCGAGACACGCGACGCGATGTTGGCGCTATGTGGATTGCCCAACGCGAAAGCAGAATCGGTGCTCAGCGTGTTGCCGCGTGATCAAGCAAAGACGGTACGAGGCCAAATGAATTCGTTGAACTCCCTGAACCTGCGGGATATCGACAAAGCCAAAGAACGAGTCGCGATCGCATCCCTGCCCTCGAACGTTCCCGGAAACGTAATGCAGGCTGCGACTTCGCACCAAGTTGCCGCCGCCGCGGCCTGA
- a CDS encoding immunity 53 family protein, translating to MPDSLDRLQQWYQSHCNGQWEHSNGVSIETLDNPGWSLRIDLSGTEYSGRKLDRIDNGISSAKRTWTARWIENDQFCAAGGPSTLPSLIESFFEWADSQ from the coding sequence ATGCCTGACTCGCTAGACCGACTGCAACAGTGGTACCAGTCGCACTGCAACGGACAATGGGAACATTCCAATGGGGTGTCGATTGAAACGCTGGACAACCCGGGATGGTCGCTGCGAATTGATTTGTCCGGTACCGAATACTCCGGCCGCAAATTGGACAGGATCGACAACGGCATTTCGAGTGCAAAGCGGACGTGGACGGCGCGCTGGATTGAAAACGATCAGTTCTGCGCAGCCGGAGGTCCGTCTACTTTGCCATCGCTGATCGAAAGCTTTTTCGAATGGGCGGATTCGCAGTGA
- a CDS encoding flagellar basal body rod protein FlgB, with protein sequence MQGIFGGTPIQALEHTLTFAQRRHELLAGNLANMDTPGYRSRDLDTNEFQNALAESIDNANRPVSHSSGPYTRDDLYSGPRAATEQVVFHDGSDVSLEQQVTELAKNQHLHGLAITTMRSQFALLRAAITERA encoded by the coding sequence ATGCAGGGCATCTTTGGCGGAACGCCGATCCAAGCACTCGAGCACACGTTGACCTTTGCTCAGCGACGGCACGAACTGCTGGCGGGCAACCTGGCCAATATGGATACGCCCGGCTACCGATCGCGTGACTTGGACACGAACGAGTTTCAGAACGCGCTGGCTGAATCGATCGACAACGCCAACCGTCCTGTTTCGCATTCATCCGGTCCATACACTCGCGATGACCTGTATTCAGGCCCGCGTGCAGCGACCGAACAAGTGGTGTTCCATGACGGCAGCGATGTATCACTGGAACAACAAGTGACCGAATTGGCAAAAAACCAACACTTGCACGGTTTAGCGATCACGACCATGCGAAGCCAGTTCGCCCTGCTTCGCGCCGCGATCACTGAACGCGCATAG
- a CDS encoding FliH/SctL family protein, with amino-acid sequence MANVLKSTSVPERTKAAHDISGLAGFNLSDLADEGRSRLDQCRTQVRKMLDDAKVEAEKLRLEAEERGYQEGLKRADADIEKRVQKESEARAKESLSLINQAVQKMHLTYDGWMNRYSQSLQSISLAVAERIVRRKLVDEPEILVQWAEEALTSTRTATKLTLAVHPETLAQLGDSLDQMLASPSLPEQTHVEPDESLARDSVAVRQLGGEIQAGLDAQLSRLQELLS; translated from the coding sequence ATGGCCAATGTCCTGAAGTCCACGTCGGTTCCCGAACGAACAAAAGCGGCGCACGATATCTCGGGTTTGGCTGGATTCAATCTCAGTGATTTGGCGGACGAGGGCCGGTCGCGGTTGGATCAGTGTCGAACGCAGGTTCGGAAGATGCTGGACGACGCCAAGGTCGAAGCCGAAAAGCTGCGTCTTGAAGCGGAAGAACGCGGCTACCAAGAAGGTCTAAAACGGGCCGATGCCGATATCGAAAAGCGAGTCCAGAAGGAATCCGAAGCACGTGCAAAGGAAAGCCTGTCGTTGATCAATCAGGCCGTCCAAAAGATGCACTTGACCTACGACGGTTGGATGAACCGGTACAGCCAGTCCTTGCAATCGATTTCGTTGGCGGTCGCCGAACGGATCGTGCGACGAAAACTGGTGGACGAGCCAGAGATTCTGGTCCAGTGGGCCGAAGAGGCGCTGACCAGCACACGGACTGCGACCAAGTTGACGTTGGCCGTGCACCCCGAAACACTGGCGCAGCTTGGCGATTCGTTGGACCAAATGCTGGCCTCGCCCAGTCTTCCTGAACAGACTCACGTCGAACCCGACGAATCCTTAGCACGTGATTCGGTCGCCGTTCGCCAACTCGGTGGCGAAATTCAAGCCGGCTTGGACGCCCAGTTGTCACGATTACAGGAACTGTTGTCATGA
- the fliE gene encoding flagellar hook-basal body complex protein FliE codes for MRPIAGIQPPQRPQSPFGNQSPYGAVNKGGMPGSIGAAGGAGAATGPDSFAKLLTNEVKNVNSMQVDANDMVHTMLTGGNVNEAEVLTAVQKADLAFRMLLQVRNKLVEAYREVQQIQI; via the coding sequence ATGAGACCGATCGCCGGAATCCAACCGCCACAACGTCCTCAGTCGCCATTCGGGAATCAATCACCCTACGGCGCTGTGAACAAAGGCGGTATGCCGGGATCGATCGGTGCCGCGGGCGGTGCCGGTGCTGCGACGGGGCCGGATTCGTTCGCCAAACTGTTGACCAACGAAGTCAAAAACGTCAACTCGATGCAAGTCGACGCCAACGACATGGTGCATACGATGCTGACCGGCGGCAACGTCAACGAAGCCGAAGTGCTGACCGCCGTTCAAAAGGCTGACTTGGCGTTCCGAATGCTGCTGCAAGTACGCAACAAGTTGGTCGAAGCGTATCGCGAAGTGCAACAAATTCAAATCTGA
- a CDS encoding ferritin-like domain-containing protein, with the protein MTETFIKASPNHWKPDDFDLSSVRLDASLLHITKTICLLESRCDDYAEYLQAIFRDRDASWTSAIERWNVEECQHGFTLRTVCESTDPNFQFDESMSAYESLVSYHEPTGESVRGCVAAEMVSRCVVEALASALYRVLADAATDRNVGAVYTALAQDEARHYGMFMKMLSAEARADPSIGFWTRCSFALKRMLELEDGQIMFASCIVAGRSQQPIRRRREANWYLAKLYRLYRWKHLRYAVRMLLPVIGVRANRWLVWPATALIWTAVKVRLWLAQIANRVSFLPADAD; encoded by the coding sequence GTGACCGAGACATTTATCAAAGCTTCTCCGAATCACTGGAAGCCTGACGATTTTGATTTGTCCAGTGTCCGCCTTGACGCTTCTTTGCTGCATATCACCAAGACCATCTGCTTGCTGGAATCTCGATGCGACGATTACGCCGAGTACCTGCAGGCGATCTTTCGCGATCGCGACGCCAGTTGGACTTCGGCGATTGAACGTTGGAACGTCGAAGAATGCCAACACGGGTTCACACTGCGCACTGTCTGCGAATCCACGGATCCCAATTTTCAGTTCGACGAATCAATGTCGGCGTACGAATCGTTGGTTTCCTATCACGAACCGACGGGCGAATCCGTCCGCGGTTGTGTCGCTGCCGAAATGGTTTCTCGATGCGTCGTCGAGGCGCTAGCGAGTGCCCTGTACCGTGTGCTTGCCGATGCGGCGACGGATCGGAATGTGGGCGCGGTATACACCGCGCTTGCACAGGACGAGGCGAGGCACTACGGCATGTTCATGAAGATGCTCAGTGCCGAAGCGAGGGCCGATCCCAGCATCGGGTTCTGGACGCGTTGTTCGTTCGCCCTGAAACGGATGCTGGAACTAGAGGACGGGCAAATCATGTTTGCATCTTGCATCGTCGCGGGGCGGTCCCAGCAGCCGATCCGAAGACGCCGCGAAGCCAACTGGTACCTGGCGAAACTCTATCGTCTTTACCGTTGGAAACATCTACGATACGCGGTGCGAATGTTGTTGCCGGTCATCGGTGTCCGCGCGAATCGATGGCTGGTGTGGCCAGCGACGGCGCTGATTTGGACTGCGGTCAAGGTTCGTCTGTGGTTGGCCCAGATCGCAAACCGTGTTTCCTTTCTTCCCGCTGACGCCGATTGA
- a CDS encoding beta-cystathionase: MNFLKQSTDQARQVFASMPVQSRVITGMLVVAIAIGLAFLVRGDATAGREYLFGGKVFSDQELAAMEMSFSRAGLNDWKRDGTRMMIPASSKDIYVAAMGESTTLPMSLNTHVQEAIKATTVFDSSELHNARFDAGREMDLSRSIASMADIKAATVVHDRGERQGLGREISQTASVFIQPEGTAPLSKHRRMAIQELVKGAYAGMKVEDVVVTDANDLSGSSIADDDDPVLRKKREYESETEKKVRNLLIGFPAQIAVSAEVDPTMDVEKTTLKYDAEPTNLSNKQRKIETTNTKQPPQGVPGAQPNAIGNRSASLADNVETMKSKEDERETRGVAGQQYENSRVASLQITRVRVSIGLPRSYYVALHTQKFLAKEPDKTIDDVPPMDETTYETLKSETTTKIQSAVAPLLPEVSAGADRFPLVEVFDYYDLPGPPAIEPDTTKIALAWLAESWQTIALVFLGLAALLVARSAASGAADSTPPEFREGFGLDLPAPAPEVETPKDDPDTMTITGGSLKDELLQLVEGNPEVAANVIRGWVGEAA; encoded by the coding sequence ATGAACTTTCTGAAGCAATCTACCGATCAAGCTCGCCAAGTATTCGCATCGATGCCGGTGCAATCGCGCGTGATTACCGGCATGTTGGTCGTTGCCATCGCTATCGGTTTGGCGTTTCTGGTCCGAGGTGACGCAACCGCCGGACGCGAATACCTGTTTGGCGGCAAAGTGTTTAGCGATCAAGAACTGGCCGCGATGGAGATGTCGTTCAGCCGCGCCGGACTGAATGATTGGAAACGTGATGGCACCCGGATGATGATTCCGGCCAGTTCGAAAGACATCTACGTCGCCGCCATGGGCGAATCGACCACGCTGCCGATGTCCTTGAATACCCATGTTCAAGAAGCGATCAAAGCGACCACCGTTTTTGATTCCAGCGAACTGCACAACGCGCGTTTTGATGCCGGACGCGAAATGGACCTTAGCCGCAGCATCGCGTCGATGGCCGATATCAAAGCGGCGACGGTCGTGCATGACCGCGGTGAACGACAAGGGTTGGGACGCGAAATTTCGCAGACCGCCAGCGTGTTTATCCAGCCCGAAGGCACCGCACCGCTTTCCAAACACCGCCGAATGGCGATTCAAGAACTGGTCAAAGGCGCCTATGCCGGCATGAAGGTCGAAGATGTAGTGGTCACCGATGCCAACGACCTTTCGGGATCATCGATCGCGGATGATGACGATCCGGTGCTGCGTAAGAAGCGAGAATATGAATCGGAAACCGAGAAAAAAGTTCGCAATCTGTTGATTGGGTTTCCAGCCCAGATCGCGGTTTCGGCCGAGGTGGATCCGACCATGGACGTCGAGAAGACGACGTTGAAATACGACGCCGAACCAACCAATCTGTCCAACAAGCAACGCAAGATTGAAACGACCAACACCAAGCAACCACCCCAAGGCGTTCCCGGTGCACAGCCCAACGCCATCGGGAATCGGTCAGCCAGTTTGGCCGATAATGTCGAAACGATGAAATCGAAAGAAGACGAACGAGAGACGCGCGGAGTGGCCGGACAACAATACGAAAATTCTCGCGTCGCGTCGCTGCAGATCACCCGCGTGCGAGTGTCCATCGGATTGCCACGTAGCTACTACGTCGCCCTGCATACTCAGAAATTCTTGGCCAAAGAACCGGACAAGACCATCGACGATGTGCCGCCAATGGATGAGACGACGTACGAGACCTTGAAGTCGGAAACGACCACCAAAATCCAAAGCGCTGTCGCTCCGCTGTTGCCCGAGGTTTCAGCCGGTGCCGATCGTTTTCCTTTGGTCGAAGTATTCGACTACTACGATCTGCCTGGGCCACCGGCCATCGAACCGGACACCACCAAGATCGCATTGGCGTGGTTGGCAGAGTCCTGGCAAACGATCGCGTTGGTGTTCTTAGGTTTGGCTGCTCTGCTGGTTGCCCGTTCTGCCGCCAGCGGTGCTGCTGATTCGACCCCGCCAGAGTTCCGCGAAGGATTCGGTCTGGATCTGCCCGCACCGGCGCCCGAAGTCGAAACCCCCAAAGACGACCCGGACACGATGACGATCACCGGCGGATCGCTGAAAGACGAACTTCTGCAGTTGGTCGAGGGGAATCCCGAAGTGGCCGCCAACGTGATCCGCGGCTGGGTCGGCGAAGCTGCCTAG
- the flgC gene encoding flagellar basal body rod protein FlgC has translation MLKALDISTSALIAQRTRLNAVSGNIANMSSLTDETGKPNPYKAREVVFQTDDSLSISGAAGVKVSKIQTGDAEPLYKYQPNHPLAIKDGKHAGYVAYPNIDLTTQMVDALESTRAYEANVGVMEITKNLSRETLTILA, from the coding sequence ATGTTAAAAGCACTCGACATCAGCACATCGGCTCTGATTGCCCAGCGGACACGGTTGAACGCCGTTTCGGGCAACATCGCCAACATGTCCTCGCTGACCGACGAAACAGGAAAACCGAATCCGTACAAGGCTCGCGAAGTGGTTTTCCAAACCGACGACTCGCTTTCGATTTCCGGTGCGGCAGGTGTCAAAGTCTCCAAAATCCAAACCGGCGATGCCGAACCGCTTTACAAGTACCAACCGAATCATCCGTTGGCGATCAAAGACGGCAAGCATGCCGGGTACGTGGCCTATCCCAATATCGATTTGACCACCCAGATGGTCGACGCGCTGGAATCAACGCGTGCCTACGAGGCCAACGTTGGGGTGATGGAAATCACCAAGAACCTAAGCCGCGAAACGCTGACGATCCTGGCTTAA
- a CDS encoding FliI/YscN family ATPase, whose protein sequence is MTSAITAKYRLNPPVLPGIESTAEMISKATTHQVRGRVSAVIGETLEIEGMTAPIGAICELSTSEGSTIRGRVIGFRGVHPVLAPMERLSAVSAGDPVRLIDRTAKLRVGPSLCGRVIDAFGDPIDGKPLPNDLVVVDADRSPPDSLDRPPIDEILQTGVRAIDTMLTCGQGQRLGIFAGSGVGKSTLLGMLARGTTADKIVIGMIGERGREVQEFINRCLGDAGLKRSVVVVATSDRPAAQRVSAAWTATAIAETFRDQGDNVLLLLDSVTRFAMAQRELGLAAGEPPTTRGYPPSVFNMLPRLVERTGRTTKGSITAFYTVLVEGDDNNEPIADTLRGLLDGHIMLSRELTSEAHWPPIDVLESLSRLQAHLITPELSSAVSTARRHLALYRRNADLISIGAYRAGSDVDIDAAIAMREPMKMLLTQQADENAPLQQSHVQLTQLMQMPIAALNAAMAGKPAPAPHPASANPASANPAAGNPAAGNAEAGKTAAT, encoded by the coding sequence ATGACGTCGGCTATCACCGCGAAATACCGTTTGAATCCACCGGTGTTGCCGGGGATCGAGTCCACGGCGGAGATGATCAGCAAGGCGACGACTCATCAAGTTCGCGGCCGCGTGTCGGCTGTGATCGGCGAGACGCTAGAGATCGAGGGCATGACGGCGCCGATCGGCGCCATCTGCGAACTCAGCACCAGCGAAGGTTCCACCATCCGTGGTCGGGTGATCGGTTTTCGTGGGGTGCATCCCGTGTTGGCACCGATGGAACGCCTTTCAGCGGTTTCCGCCGGTGACCCGGTGCGATTGATCGACCGGACGGCCAAGCTTCGTGTCGGGCCCTCGCTATGCGGACGAGTCATCGATGCCTTCGGTGATCCGATTGATGGGAAACCGCTGCCCAACGATCTGGTCGTCGTGGATGCTGATCGTAGTCCACCGGATTCGCTGGACCGTCCTCCGATCGACGAAATCCTGCAGACCGGCGTGCGCGCGATCGACACGATGTTGACCTGCGGCCAGGGGCAACGCCTCGGGATCTTTGCCGGGTCCGGTGTCGGGAAAAGTACTTTGTTGGGGATGTTGGCCCGGGGCACCACGGCGGACAAAATCGTGATCGGTATGATCGGCGAACGAGGTCGCGAGGTGCAAGAGTTCATCAATCGATGTTTGGGCGACGCTGGCTTGAAACGCAGCGTGGTCGTTGTCGCCACGAGCGATCGACCGGCCGCCCAACGAGTTTCGGCCGCTTGGACAGCCACTGCGATTGCCGAAACGTTTCGCGATCAAGGGGACAATGTCCTGTTGTTGCTGGATTCCGTCACTCGGTTTGCAATGGCACAACGCGAACTGGGACTGGCCGCGGGCGAACCGCCGACCACGCGTGGTTATCCCCCCAGCGTCTTCAATATGCTGCCCCGTTTGGTGGAACGAACCGGACGGACCACGAAGGGATCGATCACAGCGTTCTACACCGTGCTGGTCGAAGGCGACGACAACAACGAACCCATTGCCGATACGCTTCGCGGATTGTTGGACGGACACATCATGTTGAGCCGTGAACTGACATCCGAGGCACATTGGCCGCCGATCGACGTGCTGGAAAGTCTCAGCCGGTTGCAGGCACACCTGATCACGCCGGAACTATCGTCCGCGGTATCGACCGCGCGGCGTCACCTGGCCCTGTACCGGCGCAACGCCGACTTGATCTCCATTGGTGCCTACCGCGCCGGCAGCGACGTCGATATCGATGCTGCGATTGCGATGCGTGAACCGATGAAGATGCTGCTGACGCAGCAAGCCGACGAAAACGCACCGCTCCAACAGTCGCATGTCCAGCTAACGCAATTGATGCAAATGCCGATCGCTGCGCTCAATGCCGCCATGGCCGGTAAACCAGCACCTGCCCCCCATCCCGCATCCGCCAACCCCGCATCCGCCAACCCCGCTGCCGGAAATCCCGCTGCCGGAAATGCCGAAGCTGGAAAAACAGCCGCAACCTAA
- a CDS encoding tetratricopeptide repeat protein gives MADPKPNDQAKAGSPKRSDTVTTALMAAAALVAVGGFAMLFSLWWRSGVTDSYEVLRVAAQEFVAGRPILAGELAQTVRFEGEPEPLKTDPDTGDPIELPPPEEEVPQIADPDVELTAEEIEAQAAADIHQEWIRLRDFLIGAGRVAQVEQVEDIRERRQLLIDAIKPLEAARNNGFPVGRQTEGYQILGMAQYRLGRFSDAADSLLAAVERDPTLRRQLRPIIAEVQLRSGGVAVAAALDTINEHLRDGSLTHRQRWAATLIQLRSLVELKRFGEANTRITELLAIPFVSDVTLQAEQVEFRNEVSLVAAIIEVMKATGRYGPFPATEFEDRSDAIKDLAQTDEELGRLQRESGPQTSAKARLWLARSLLVQGRQDESLSHLTAVRSQRPFGAMAILGGLEEIELLARLRRGDEVLQTTRYMMREIADPSGFDADAVTFKAFKRRLSSAIENLRRGGDYPNAIDTARSLPPVIDVADALSEEAIGYGEWAEATIRDGTDVSGELARSASILARSRFRASGDAYAQSAQLNFDTKKYLPAQWSAIDAYQKGRHFRRSIRLLEPYLRYEERQKLPRGLVAYGRALLAEGAEDKAIQAVETCIVEYPRDPLRYDARLLAAEAHAERQELDKARQYLMDNLQDGELTPQSPAWRDSLLRLGELVYEQAYQGHLAAEQATGEQAIQLMRENQPVLEEAIRYLEEAVERYEKPATLNAAYLAARCHVLAANWPRIEAESPEILEAAKRSLRTRADQELQIALDSFTNLRSELVMREEEVQLPPNEEAMLRNCYLAEASTMRQMDRLEDASTAYRTVELRYMNEPTALEAILGRVACAKDLGRTKEADLLIRQAYIVLGRIPPDYDDRFADTTRFDRKGWEQYLTWMNNRITEGGV, from the coding sequence ATGGCAGATCCGAAACCTAACGACCAAGCGAAGGCCGGTTCACCGAAACGGAGTGATACGGTCACGACCGCTTTGATGGCGGCAGCTGCCCTGGTAGCCGTCGGCGGGTTCGCCATGTTGTTTTCGCTGTGGTGGCGGTCCGGGGTTACCGATTCGTACGAAGTGTTGCGAGTGGCGGCCCAGGAATTCGTGGCCGGCCGACCCATCCTGGCTGGTGAACTGGCGCAAACCGTTCGTTTCGAAGGCGAGCCAGAGCCGCTGAAGACGGACCCCGATACGGGGGATCCGATCGAGCTGCCGCCGCCGGAGGAAGAGGTGCCGCAGATTGCCGACCCCGACGTCGAGCTGACTGCCGAGGAAATTGAGGCTCAGGCCGCAGCCGATATCCATCAAGAATGGATTCGACTGAGAGATTTCCTGATTGGCGCCGGAAGGGTCGCTCAGGTTGAACAAGTCGAAGATATCCGTGAACGTCGTCAACTGCTGATCGATGCGATCAAACCGCTGGAAGCTGCACGCAACAACGGGTTTCCTGTGGGGCGGCAGACCGAAGGCTATCAAATACTGGGGATGGCACAGTACCGACTGGGACGATTTTCTGACGCTGCCGATTCGCTGCTCGCTGCGGTAGAACGGGATCCAACGCTGCGGCGCCAACTTCGTCCGATCATCGCTGAGGTTCAGCTACGATCCGGTGGGGTGGCGGTAGCCGCGGCACTGGACACCATCAACGAACACTTGCGTGACGGATCGCTGACCCATCGCCAGCGGTGGGCGGCCACGTTGATCCAATTGCGGTCGCTGGTCGAATTGAAGCGGTTCGGCGAGGCCAACACCCGGATCACGGAATTGCTAGCGATCCCGTTTGTTTCGGACGTGACTCTGCAGGCCGAACAGGTTGAATTTCGTAACGAGGTTTCCTTGGTAGCAGCCATCATCGAAGTGATGAAGGCGACCGGGCGGTATGGACCATTCCCGGCGACGGAATTCGAGGACCGTAGCGACGCGATCAAGGATTTAGCGCAAACCGACGAAGAACTGGGACGATTGCAGCGAGAATCGGGACCACAGACTTCTGCCAAGGCACGGTTGTGGCTAGCCCGCAGCCTATTGGTGCAGGGAAGACAAGACGAAAGCCTCAGCCATCTGACCGCCGTTCGCAGTCAGCGACCGTTCGGCGCCATGGCAATTTTAGGCGGCTTGGAAGAAATCGAATTGCTGGCGCGGCTGCGGCGCGGTGACGAAGTCTTGCAAACGACGCGGTACATGATGCGAGAAATCGCGGATCCCAGCGGCTTCGATGCCGATGCGGTCACCTTCAAAGCTTTCAAACGCAGGCTGTCTTCGGCGATCGAAAACCTGCGTCGGGGCGGCGACTATCCCAACGCCATCGACACCGCTCGCAGTCTGCCACCGGTGATCGATGTGGCGGATGCGTTGAGCGAGGAAGCGATCGGGTATGGCGAGTGGGCAGAGGCAACGATTCGTGATGGGACCGATGTATCGGGGGAACTAGCCCGCTCGGCCTCGATCCTAGCCCGTTCACGATTTCGGGCCTCCGGCGATGCGTATGCCCAATCGGCACAGCTGAATTTTGATACCAAGAAATACCTGCCGGCTCAGTGGTCGGCGATCGATGCGTACCAAAAGGGCCGACATTTCCGGCGCAGTATCCGCTTGCTGGAACCCTACCTGCGGTACGAAGAACGACAGAAATTGCCACGCGGTTTGGTCGCCTACGGTCGTGCTCTGTTGGCCGAAGGGGCCGAAGACAAAGCGATCCAGGCAGTGGAGACATGCATCGTCGAATATCCACGAGATCCGCTTCGGTATGACGCCCGATTGCTGGCTGCCGAAGCGCATGCCGAACGCCAAGAACTGGACAAGGCGCGTCAATATTTGATGGATAACCTGCAGGACGGGGAACTGACGCCGCAAAGTCCGGCGTGGCGTGACTCGTTGTTGCGGCTGGGCGAACTGGTCTACGAACAGGCCTACCAGGGCCATCTGGCCGCGGAACAGGCCACCGGCGAACAGGCGATTCAATTGATGCGAGAGAATCAACCGGTTCTGGAGGAAGCGATTCGGTATCTCGAAGAAGCGGTCGAACGCTACGAAAAGCCCGCGACCTTGAATGCCGCTTACCTAGCGGCCAGATGTCATGTGTTGGCAGCCAACTGGCCGCGTATCGAAGCCGAGTCGCCCGAAATTTTAGAAGCTGCCAAGCGTTCCCTGCGAACCCGTGCCGATCAAGAACTGCAAATTGCCTTGGACAGCTTTACCAACCTGCGAAGCGAATTGGTGATGCGGGAAGAAGAAGTCCAATTGCCACCCAACGAAGAAGCGATGCTGCGAAACTGTTATCTAGCAGAGGCCAGTACGATGCGTCAGATGGACCGGTTGGAAGATGCTAGCACAGCCTATCGAACCGTCGAACTTCGCTACATGAACGAACCGACTGCGTTGGAGGCGATCTTGGGGCGAGTCGCCTGTGCCAAGGATTTGGGCCGCACCAAGGAAGCCGATCTGTTGATCCGCCAAGCGTACATCGTGTTGGGACGAATCCCACCGGACTACGATGATCGCTTCGCCGACACGACCCGTTTCGACCGCAAAGGGTGGGAACAGTACCTGACATGGATGAATAATCGAATCACCGAGGGCGGCGTTTAG